The segment GTTTATTAATGAAGTGTTAGAACGGTTAGCTAAgcacttttctttttttcgtgATGGATATATGAGTTTCCATCAAATATCCATCCATCCCGCCAATCAAAGCAAGACGACTTTCATGTATCCCTATAGGACGTATATGCAAGACAATTTTCATATATCCTATAAAATGTATTCATAACTTTACCTCTGAGAAGGTAATATTTCAAATCAATCTGAGCCAtttgtttttttcatattttataaATAAGTTAATAAATTAAGAAAATCTAGGAAAACAAAATAACATCTTGCCACATCCCCCTAGTGACGGGAGAGAAATATAGGACTGATTCCCACATGCACGAGGCCTGCTAAGGTCCGATTGTTCGGACCACAAACGTCGTCCGATGATTTTCCCGCGTATTCTTTCCCGCTCGTCCCACCGAGCCGCACGAGAAGTCTTTGCGCAGAGCAGCTGAGGTGAgtttgtttattattttttattctcTTCATTGGTTTACGTGCATGAAGTTGTATGTCATTTTTATAAATTAAAAATGTTGTAGCTACTAAATCAAGTATCCAAATTGAATTTCGACTGCATCATAATGTTTCTTACAATAAATTCTTCAAAACAAGACCCAACAAGAAtatatttaattaaaattttattaatgaacaTTTATATTCTATAAAGATAGAACATTTTCATTTATTATTGAATAGAGGTGATGTTTGAGGTTAAAAAACAATATTTTGTTTTAGGTTCataaattattattataatataCATAAAACAAATAGataacataaataaaaaattaataaaGTCTAGCGTAAAAGTATAAGGACAAAATAAAAATACGTAATAGACAAAAAATTCAAAGAACATTACATGAGTACTTTTTAAACATCCTAAATATActtagaacatcacatatatactaagtgagtataataaaatataacatagaacatcactaaatacactatAGAACATCGCATATATACGTGAACATTAGTAAATATATATCATAGAACACCAAatatatactaagtgaacacccttaaatacaccatagaacatcactaaatatattataaaacatcacgtatatattacgtgaacatcattaaatatatcATGAATATCACTAATACATTATGGAACATCCAATATGTTACGTGAACATTACAAATGCCTCATAGAATATTACCTGTATACTAAGTGAACGTCACTAAATATACCACAGAACATCACTAAATCTATTATAAAACATCACAAAAAACACTGTAAAACACCACATGTATATTTGTAGGATCTCTTGGAAGGTAAAGGAGGCCTAGAGGGGAGTGAATAGGCCTGTAAAAATTTATCTCAAAGCTCTATTAGAACAGAGGGTGGCAATGCCGGCTtatagggcggcactgccggcctacaAAAAATAATCAGACAATGACAAGATTTTACAGAAAGTATTCTGAATCTATAAACTGTCTAATCCTACAATCGCAACACAAGATCCAGCTCGAAGACTGAATACCACAAAAAACTTCCACAAGACTAGATCGAGTAACCAAACCCTAATATGAGTCAAACACAAGAAACAAACTGATATAGCACACAAGACTCAGAAATTTATCCTGTGGTTCAGCTCACTATAAAGGCTTGCCTATGTCCATATTATTGAGGAAGCCACCAAAGGCTTAGGCTTGCCACAAAGGCTTGCCGTACTCTCGTTCTCAAATCAAATCAAGAGAGTGAACTCTTGAGGTGAGGGGTAATTTCTTAGCTGCAAGAATGAGGTTACAAACCTCCCAAGGCTGCCACACAAGgggcaagctccaagagtagcAAACCCTAGAACCAccggccaaacgtgaaccaaaagctcttACACTTTGGGAATCAATGGATCCACTCTTCAATCGAGTTTTGCTGCCTTTTCTCTCGAGGAttgatggttggaatcaaggattTGCTTGAGGGGTGAAGGAGTAACAATGGAGGGAGAGAATGAGAGCTCTGGTCTATCTGTCCGCAAGATGTGtcgagtaaggccttgtttagttccgaaaaaatttcagattttgacactgtagcatttcgtttttatttgacaaatattatctaatcatggaataactaggctcaaaagattcatctcgtgatttacagacaaactgtgcaattagtttttattttcgtctatatctaatgcttcatgtatgtgctccaagatttgatgtgatggggaatcttgaaaagtttttggtttcggggtgaactaaacaaggcctaaggctgaAGATGACCATTGTGGGACATGTCTAGAGGTTAAAGTACCCCCTGGGTCCAAACGTTCAGTaatgggcggcactgccgccctggccAGAGCAGGTATTATGTGAAACTGTTTTGCAGGCTGCTTTGGCTATGAGAGAGGATGTTAATCTAGGAAGATGAGCATCTAGTTGCACAATTGACCAACTATTCTCGAATTTCCCATTTATAGTACAGCTTTTCCTAAACTCAATaatcaaaaataaaataaacataTAGCTTCCTTGAGTTTGGATCAGCTCACATTCACACTTTTGGATACCTGCAACCTGTTTATCATTCTCAATAATATTTGATTTCATGCTTATCATCTCGATAAATTTCATTAGCCCTCTAATTTGATGGCCATTATCACCAAAACTCACAATAGGACTTGATTGAACTTACAATATTACTAGAACATCATATGTATATTGCACAAACATTACAAAATACATCATAAAACATTATATGTATATCAcgtaaacatagaaaaaaatattacatatataacaCATGAACATAAGAAAAACATAGAACACTATATATGAATAatcaaaaataataaaaaaaaaataatatgaaaaggaaagaaaaaagaaataaaaaaggtaaaatatatatataaaataaaaataatagtaaatgcatagaaaaaataaaaaattgaaacatgcagaaaaagaaaaaattaaagaaatattaagaaataaaaaacatgaatcaaagaaaaacataattagagaagaaacaaaagataataaataaaaaaaataaaataaaaagataaagaaaaataaaaatagaacatcatatatagcacatgacgcaaaaataaaaaataaaaataatagtaaatgcatagaaaaaataaaaaatgaaacatgtagaaaaaataaaaaattaaagaaatattaagaaataaaaaacatgaatcaaagaaaaacataattagagaagaaacaaaagataataaataaaaataaataaaaagataaataaaaataaaaaaagaacatcatatatagcacatgacatcaaaaaataataacaaaaaaataaaagaataatATACAAAATAAAAGAAtactaaaaaatatataaaacataacataaaaaaataaaaattgaagcaggaaaaggaaaaataaaagagtaaagaaaataaaagaaaagaaaaaaggaaaaacaaaaagaaatagaaaagaaaaaagaagaagaaatacTTGCGCAACAGTTTCTCTACAGGGACCGCACGCCTCTGCTTGAGTATGCATGACAAAAATAACCAAGAAccgaaaccaaaactaaaataacCGGAATCAAAACCAAAATAACCGGAATCAAAAATTTCAGTTAGCTGTTCGGTTGTCAGCGGTTGTCAGTAACCGAATTAATCGATCAAATTTCAGTTCCTAAACTGGTTAACCGAAAGAACCGAAGTTCACAAAACAAGCCCAATAAATCTTAATACCACCTTAACCCTAAATATAAAAGATGAGTGACACCCCCTCATAGCCTCACATCctcttattttttaaaaataacaacatcttacttaaaaaaaatcttttttcctatttttctattttttttatgcTTGCATAAATTTTCAGCTAGTTTGGTCGGAACCGGAACCGAACCAAACTAACCAAAACTGATTTTGCTCGGTTCCAAGATTTGTAAAGAACCGATCGATTCCTATTTGTAGAGAatcaaatttgtgtcaaaaaCCGAAGAACCGAACCGAACCAAACCTAAAAACCAAACGCCCAAGCTAAAGTACGCAGACAGCACGCTTCGCTTTGGGCctagccttgtttacttgcaccctaaaacacaaaatttttcaagattctccgtcacaaacacaaaatttttcaagattctccgtcacattgaatctttagacgcatgcatggagtattaaatatagacgaaaacactACTAGTCAGGTACAGCAGGGGCGGCTAAATAAGCTCTGCCCTTATGCAAACGCTCTTACAGTGAAattcactgtaagggcggttcaacaccagccgcccttacagtggcccactgtaagggcggttggaAACAACAACCGCCCTTACTAGTGACCACTGTAAGAGCGGCTGGTGCTTCCAGCCGCCCTTATAGTGAGCATTAGTAAGGGTGGCTTGTGTCTCAGCCGCCTCTATTGTTTGTATTTGCAAGGGCGGCTCAATCTAGAACCGCCTCTACAGTTatttttcaagaaaaaaaataaaaattacaataatcgagttgacagcacagcacagcaccacatacatatatacatatataatcagaTTCTCAACATCACAGATTCACAACATAAATATCCATACAAATACACAGCACCACATTTATAGTAACACATTTCAAGTCCAAAATGTTTCCAAGTCCATTACAAATCCATCCAAAAGAGTCCGAAATTTTTCAAGTACTAATACAAATCGATCATAGTCCATTCCAACAAGTTCACATGTAATCAACGACCTAGACATAGCCTATCCCACTGACGGAGGTGCTGGTAAAGAGGATTGCTACCTAAGTCGGACTGTGGGTTATGGTAATCACCTTTGTAATAAACAACATGGTCCATTATAAAGTTGCAAAGGTCACCAACAATCTCTAAGAGGTCATCATCCCTGTAGACATCCCTTTTTagtcctttttcttctttccactACAAGTTCGTAAAACAAAAGTTTAGGTCTAGTGTAAAGAAAAGATTGCAAAGCTAAGTGAGAAATACTATGTTTTCATACTACAACCCACTAAGAGATTCAAACTTACCAATTCAGGGTGTCTCCTATAGCCTTTTGTGTTACTGATGAAAGCACATACATAGTATCCACAATGCAGACTCCCTGGCCTTTGCTTGGGAAACTTTGTTTCAATTTGCAAATGGAGATGTCTCAAGTATAAGTACTGAAAAAATTAGtaattttatgccaaactaaGTCGCACTTACCGAACATAGAGATTTGAAACGCAAGTGGCTCCCCAGACCTGGATCATGCCttcctttgtgattcttgacatAGGCCCTGAATGCCCTGTTTGAATGAGAATAGATGTGACTTATAGTATGCAGAAGTCGATACTAAAGTGAATCATATAAGGTTACTAGGATTACAAATTTGCTTACGTAATGAGAATTGACATGAAGTCTTTATATGTGTGAGGGTCAAAATCTGCAGAATCACAAATCCATGCCATGTTCATCCCGACATCGACACCTATGACTATCCAGTGATTGCTACAACAATTTTAAATAAACACATGAGTACCTTTGCATCAAAATAAGATAAGCCGAACAATCGTTAAGTATACAATTAATCGAACTtacttgaagtggtatggaatcCATATTGTTTCGAAGTGTTGGAGATTCTTTAAACATACGGCAATCCACGCCGCAACCTTAAGAGACTCTTCTCTTATTTTGGCCGCACGGATCTTTTCTTTCTCCGCCAACGTCCCTCTAGCAGCTAGCTGTGGCGCATCCAATTCCCATCTCGATgggtaattaaaatttatttgtgCTATAGGCATAGGGTCTACATACCCGGCTTTCGTTGAGCGTGTAGATTTCATAAAGTTTGCTTGCATTCTAAAAATCATGACGTAAGTTAGTTTTAGCAAAATCCAACTAGGTTACTTTCAGATCATATCAAGAGGAAGAGGACTTACAGGCACCAAGTGCGAATCAGATTCATCGACATTGAACTAAGGTGAAAGCATGATTGGATGTCGCTGAAGTCAAAGGCAATACCCGAAGCAGGGCCTCCAAATGTGCGAGCAGGTATTACGGCTTCCAACACATTCAGTTTTGTACGTGAAACATGCAAGTAGTACCAATCCTGGAACCTtctcattccatatgacatCTTACACAAGACCCGGTTTGGTAGGAAACGTTTGCCTTTTACATATTCTTTCGGGCAATCCTTTGACCACTTGATGGTTTCAACATCTGGATACTTTGTTATTGTTGTGTAGTCTGAGGTGTCAGTGGGCATCCTGTAGGCAAATTTGTTCGGGCCTTGGTTCTCAGGCTTGAACTGgtcatgagcataccacttgtaCATACCCGAGACGTTCATATCCACAAAAGATTTTGACCCTGTCGACCTTATCATGATGGGGATCTTTTCACGAGCTTCACATACTAGAGGGAGTAGTTCTTCATGTGTCGGCGGTGCTTGTTGAAAAGTCTGTGCCATCTCATCATGGCCTTGCTCGGGGCGAGCTGGAGAATGTTGTGGCTTaggaggcacatgtggtgtctCGTCATGCTCTGACTCGGCACGAGCTATAGAAGGTTTTGGGctatgaggcacatgtggtgtctCGTCACGCTTTGGCTCGGCACGAGCTGTAGAAGGTTGCGGACTCTGAGGCACATGTGGCGTCTCATGCTCTGGCTCCGCACGAGCTACAGAAGGTTCACCTATTTGAGGCTCATGTGGCGTCTCATCATGCCCTGGCTCGACCCCTTGCTCACCAGCGGTTGGAGAAGCCGGTACCCTCTCATGCATCAAGTGGTCCTCATGAGACGGTGAATACACCTCTCCATCCTCAAGGTGGACTCTCTCCAGGTGTACATCACTTGGAGTTGGCGAGGAAACATTCAACACAATATCCTTTTTGTACCAGAGGATGAACTGTTTCATGAGTAGTCCAAGCTCACGAATCCCCTCGCTAGTTGGGTGTTCAATCTTATGCTTCGCGTACTCGGGATTCACGGTATGCACCTCAACCTTACTATAGTCGGCCAGGACCGGTTTATGGTGCCAGATGTCGCCTGGAATTGGAGGATGTGCCAGACCCATTGCCACCTCAGCCTTCTCATGTCCCCTACCGATGGGAATCAACAGGATGCAACGAGTTGGCACCCGTATGTGATCGACTGAGGCAGAGGCTGCATTGGAACCTTGGCTGCTTTGAACATTTGGAGGGCTACCAACTAGAACCAAATCCCTAGGCGGCTCCATTTGTGACCGTCGCTCAGTAGACAGTCCTTGCTCCTGTAGTTCCTTGGCAACTAGGGTCTTCACTAGGGTGGCAAGACTCTCCTCCCGGTTTCTACCATGTTTCTTGTACATCTCCACATCCTCTCGAAATCCTTCCTTCCAGGTCTTATGTTTCCCTAACCCCCTGACACGGCCTGGGTGCTCGGGGTTTCCCAAGCCAAGGCTAAGCTCGTCCTTCTCTCTAGAAGGAGTGAATGAGCCCTTCTCGATGTCTTCAGAATATTTCATTATCCTTGACAGtgcctcctcggtctctggcTTGGCAAATTTCAGACTGCTGCCTGATTCTTCAAGATTCCTTGCAAAGACCCAACGCTTGGTGCGTGGCTTCAATTTCATTACTTTTGTATTCCCAGCAGCTACGGCCTCCTCTTCCATCTTTCTAAACATCTCTTCTTTGCCCTCGTAGCCACCGGGGCCTAGATGAGGGTGGTGGATGTTCTTCTTCACCTGCAAGCTGTTCTATTCACTTAAGGCCAAAGATTCTGGTGCAGTCTTCTCAGCCACAAGCAACGTCCAGATAGCAGGAGTGATGTGTCCATACTTATGGTACGGAGTTAACCCCTTTTTGATGTACTCGGTGTTCAGCTCATTCCTCCAACGTCGGAAGGATTCTCCCATCATCTTCATAGCACGTCGTCTTACTAGGGGTAGCTTCTCTGCCGGAATCCAAAAATTAAAATTGACCAACATACGATTTTTCCATAGGTCATCCTTTATGTCCTCTGGATAGTCATGCCAATTACGGATTGATGGGTTCAACTTGTCTCTGACTAGGGCCCCAATTGCATTGCGGAATTTTGATTGGAACTCCTTTGGCTTAAGGATCTGCCCTTCTTCCCCAACCTCATCAATCACAtaaaccatttttgcatttggatagTGGTTTGGCTTTCTAACCCCTCCTTTCCTTTTCACTTTGGTAGTCGAGGCTAAGGTTGTGCCTTCAGGTTGCGGAGCAGAGGCCacaatggtagtctctgtgcctGTTGCCTCTGCCCTCCTTTCCCTTGCCCCGTCGTGTCCGGCGAAACGTGCCGGACACCGACGTGGTCTTTTTGGAGGTTTAGGAGGGACCTGTATAAACAACAGGTCAAAGTGTTAGTAGAGGTAACACAGCCATATCGTTACCAAAATTTATGATTTACTAAGTGACCTTCATATCCCTACCCCTCGTTTGGGTCAAAGTCCTTGTCCAACTCATCCGTCGTTGGCTTCCGTCTAGGTTCACATGGGTGTGGATCCTCAGGACTTTCATATCCCGAGGTTGAGTCATCGTCCTTGCCAGATCCTTCATCAGTCTCTCCTCTTCCCTCTTCTCCCCCTTGCTCCTCGCCAGACTCCTCCTGAGTAAGCATAAATGCTACACCATTGCCCACTTCTTCATCAAACTGTTCCTGAGAAAACTGATCATGTATTTCTTGCTCTCTAGGGCTAGGGTGCTCTTCATGTTCGTTGGATCGGGCTGCATTGCTTGTTGTCCGTGTCATTTCGTGATTTGTTCTAACAGATGAAAGGAATAAagtgtgctttagtagtagtagtagtagtagcagcagcagcagcattagtagtagtagtagtagtagcagcagcagtgctttagtagtagtagtagcagcagtgctttagtagtagtagtagtaggttgaagagaggagaagagagagcagcagtgctttagtagtagtagtagtagtagcagcagcagcagcagcagcattagtagtagtagtagcagcagcagtgctttagtagtagtagtagcagcagtgctttagtagtagtagtaggttgaagagaggagaagagagagcagcagtgctttagtagtagtagtactagGTTGAAGAGATgagaagagagagcagcagtgctttagtagtagtagtagtagtgtttaaaaaaggcctcagaaacatgtctaccatcatttgatcatgaacttggaGTATCAAGGCATCAAAATAAAGAAGAAGGCATCAAAACAGAGAAGGCCTCAGTACCATGTGAATCATCATTTGGTAACAATGCcaagttcctcacaagttcttgatcatcagctcatattccatataaggaatggacttagacaatctaatcatcggcaaaacaaaggagagaagaaaaatcATAGAAGTAGGAGAgaagagtag is part of the Sorghum bicolor cultivar BTx623 chromosome 10, Sorghum_bicolor_NCBIv3, whole genome shotgun sequence genome and harbors:
- the LOC8085368 gene encoding uncharacterized protein LOC8085368; this translates as MNMAWICDSADFDPHTYKDFMSILITAFRAYVKNHKGRHDPGLGSHLRFKSLCSFPKQRPGSLHCGYYVCAFISNTKGYRRHPELWKEEKGLKRDVYRDDDLLEIVGDLCNFIMDHVVYYKGDYHNPQSDLGSNPLYQHLRQWDRLCLGR